A region from the Williamwhitmania taraxaci genome encodes:
- a CDS encoding M48 family metallopeptidase, with protein MDKVFDHPELGPVIIRKRTGLRRLSIRIDIKKRVILTIPYAVATAEGLAFLERKSDWVKKSIITITHKIEKKTIFSPETEFFTKSHRLVLIPESRTRMAVSIDADSLTIRYPESIDILHSEFQDFVRTAVEKTLTLEAKTIIPPLALAISKETNLPFKNISIKKVKSRWGSCSAQNNLNFSIYLMLLPDHLIQYVIIHELCHIKQKNHGPKFWALLDKLTDGKAKLLAKEMKNHSTRYF; from the coding sequence GTGGATAAAGTTTTTGACCATCCAGAACTTGGACCAGTAATTATTCGAAAACGAACCGGATTACGTCGCCTATCCATACGTATTGATATAAAGAAAAGAGTAATACTCACAATACCCTACGCAGTTGCTACGGCGGAAGGCTTAGCTTTTTTGGAGAGAAAATCCGACTGGGTAAAGAAGTCGATAATTACGATCACCCACAAAATTGAAAAGAAAACAATCTTTTCACCCGAAACTGAATTTTTCACGAAATCGCACAGACTTGTTCTAATACCGGAATCAAGAACCCGCATGGCAGTATCAATAGATGCAGATTCACTGACTATTCGATATCCTGAGTCTATAGACATACTCCATTCCGAATTTCAAGACTTTGTGCGAACAGCGGTTGAAAAAACATTAACCCTCGAGGCAAAAACAATTATTCCACCTCTTGCATTGGCCATTTCAAAAGAGACCAATCTCCCTTTTAAAAACATAAGCATTAAAAAAGTGAAGTCGCGCTGGGGAAGTTGTTCTGCACAGAATAATTTAAATTTCAGTATCTATCTGATGCTTTTACCTGACCACCTCATTCAATATGTTATTATCCACGAACTTTGCCATATAAAGCAAAAAAATCACGGTCCAAAATTCTGGGCTTTACTGGATAAACTAACCGATGGGAAGGCAAAACTACTTGCCAAAGAGATGAAGAACCACTCGACTCGCTACTTTTAG